A single region of the Enterococcus mundtii genome encodes:
- the fsa gene encoding fructose-6-phosphate aldolase: MKFFLDTADVTAIKTINALGLIDGVTTNPTIIAKEGRVFEKVIKEICSIVDGPVSAEVTSLEADGMVAEAKEIVQWAENIVIKIPMTEEGLKATNELSKLGIKTNVTLIFSVAQGLLAAKAGATFISPFLGRLDDTGTSGIELVAKLREVLDTYGFSTEIIAASVRNSEHVEKASLVGAHIATVPPSLYQTLWSHPLTDKGIAQFMADWESFQGGNK; encoded by the coding sequence ATGAAATTTTTTCTAGATACAGCAGATGTAACAGCAATCAAAACAATCAATGCGCTAGGTTTAATCGATGGGGTGACAACCAATCCGACGATCATTGCCAAAGAAGGACGCGTGTTTGAAAAAGTCATCAAAGAAATCTGTTCGATCGTTGACGGACCTGTCTCAGCAGAAGTGACTAGTTTGGAAGCAGACGGCATGGTCGCAGAAGCGAAAGAGATCGTCCAATGGGCGGAAAACATCGTGATCAAGATCCCTATGACAGAAGAAGGATTGAAAGCGACGAACGAATTATCTAAATTGGGGATCAAGACCAATGTCACATTGATTTTCTCTGTGGCGCAAGGGTTACTAGCAGCAAAAGCAGGTGCGACATTTATTTCACCATTTTTAGGTCGATTAGATGATACCGGAACGAGCGGGATCGAGCTTGTCGCAAAACTACGTGAAGTACTAGATACTTACGGGTTTTCTACAGAAATCATTGCAGCAAGTGTCCGTAATTCGGAACATGTGGAAAAAGCGAGTTTAGTTGGCGCACACATTGCCACTGTACCGCCATCATTGTACCAAACGTTGTGGAGCCATCCATTGACAGATAAAGGGATTGCGCAATTCATGGCGGACTGGGAAAGCTTTCAAGGAGGGAACAAATAA
- a CDS encoding PTS fructose transporter subunit IIC, whose protein sequence is MEAIKKLNLKGHLLTAISYLIPIVCGAGFLIAIGMAFGGTSQGTLVQGEFSIWDALATMGGAGLGLLPVVIATGISYSIAAKPGIAPGFIIGLTANAIGAGFIGGILGGYLAGYLVLGILKHVKVPKWAKGLMPTLIIPFIASIVGGLVMVYIIGAPIAALTLLLTNFLDGLGNSSLLIFGGVIGLLSGIDYGGPINKTVFAFVLTMQAEGLNGPITALQLVNTATPIGFGLAYFIAKMFRKNIYTKVEVETLKSAVPMGVINIVEGVIPLVMNDIVRGVVATAIGGFAGGATTMILGADATVPFGGVLMIPTMSRPWAGVIAILVNVLVTAVVLAVIKKNVPEEEMDLVVEKEEEDISLDDIQIF, encoded by the coding sequence ATGGAGGCAATTAAAAAGTTAAATTTAAAAGGACATTTATTGACAGCGATTTCATATTTGATTCCAATCGTATGTGGTGCCGGATTCCTGATTGCAATCGGCATGGCCTTTGGCGGAACAAGTCAAGGAACACTTGTACAAGGTGAGTTTTCGATTTGGGATGCGTTAGCAACGATGGGTGGCGCTGGTTTAGGATTATTACCAGTTGTGATCGCTACTGGGATTTCTTATTCCATTGCAGCTAAACCAGGGATCGCACCAGGTTTCATTATTGGTTTAACAGCAAATGCAATTGGTGCTGGTTTTATCGGGGGGATTTTAGGTGGTTACTTAGCAGGTTATCTTGTTTTAGGTATTTTAAAACATGTCAAAGTACCAAAATGGGCAAAAGGATTGATGCCAACATTGATTATTCCATTTATTGCTTCAATTGTTGGTGGCTTAGTCATGGTGTATATCATTGGCGCGCCAATCGCAGCATTAACGCTATTATTAACGAATTTCTTAGATGGATTAGGCAATTCTTCCTTATTGATTTTTGGTGGTGTGATCGGCTTATTAAGTGGGATCGACTACGGTGGTCCAATCAACAAAACCGTATTTGCCTTTGTGTTGACGATGCAAGCGGAAGGGTTGAATGGCCCGATTACCGCACTGCAATTAGTCAATACAGCCACACCGATCGGCTTTGGTTTAGCTTATTTTATCGCCAAAATGTTCCGCAAGAATATCTATACAAAAGTGGAAGTAGAGACATTGAAATCAGCCGTACCAATGGGTGTCATCAATATTGTTGAAGGTGTGATTCCTTTAGTTATGAATGATATCGTACGTGGCGTAGTCGCAACAGCAATCGGTGGATTTGCTGGTGGTGCAACAACGATGATCTTAGGTGCGGATGCAACGGTTCCTTTCGGTGGTGTCTTGATGATCCCAACGATGTCTCGACCATGGGCAGGTGTGATCGCAATCTTAGTGAACGTCTTAGTAACAGCCGTCGTTTTAGCTGTGATCAAAAAGAACGTGCCGGAAGAAGAAATGGACTTAGTAGTAGAGAAAGAGGAAGAAGATATCAGTTTAGATGATATTCAGATTTTTTAA
- a CDS encoding PTS fructose transporter subunit IIB produces the protein MKIVGVAACTVGIAHTYIAQEKLENAAKKAGHEIHVETQGTIGIENELTAEQISQADVVILAVDVKISGRERFEGKRIVQVPTEVAVKSPSKLIEKVEEVVVQQ, from the coding sequence ATGAAAATCGTTGGAGTAGCAGCATGTACGGTGGGGATCGCTCATACGTACATTGCGCAAGAAAAGTTGGAGAATGCCGCAAAAAAGGCCGGGCATGAGATCCATGTGGAAACACAAGGAACGATCGGGATCGAAAATGAATTGACAGCAGAGCAAATCAGTCAAGCAGATGTCGTGATTTTAGCTGTAGATGTCAAAATCAGTGGTCGTGAACGTTTTGAAGGAAAACGAATCGTCCAAGTACCGACAGAAGTTGCTGTAAAATCACCGAGTAAGTTGATTGAAAAAGTAGAAGAAGTAGTCGTGCAACAATAA
- a CDS encoding fructose PTS transporter subunit IIA, protein MEIKEIIDPTIIKTNLNGKTKDAVLYELANRLYEQEYITDVEAFVKDIYLREAQGQTGIGNYIAIPHGKSAYVKKVGVAIGVTENEIPWETLDGKGVKGIILFAVGDDTEGAQKHLKLLSLFARKLGNDEVVERLIAAREIDEVVAAFG, encoded by the coding sequence ATGGAGATCAAAGAAATCATTGATCCAACAATCATCAAAACGAACTTAAACGGAAAAACGAAAGATGCGGTCTTATATGAATTAGCCAATCGCTTGTATGAACAAGAATACATTACGGATGTCGAAGCGTTTGTGAAAGATATTTATTTGCGAGAAGCGCAAGGTCAAACAGGGATCGGTAATTATATCGCTATTCCACATGGAAAAAGTGCGTATGTGAAGAAGGTCGGTGTGGCGATTGGGGTGACTGAAAATGAAATTCCTTGGGAGACATTAGACGGTAAGGGTGTGAAAGGCATCATCTTGTTTGCAGTCGGAGACGATACGGAAGGTGCGCAAAAACATTTGAAATTGTTGTCCTTATTTGCCCGTAAGTTAGGAAATGATGAAGTGGTGGAACGTTTGATTGCTGCAAGAGAAATCGATGAAGTAGTCGCTGCATTTGGATAG
- a CDS encoding PTS fructose transporter subunit IIB — protein MKIVGVAACTVGIAHTYIAQEKLENAAKKAGHEIHVETQGTIGTENELPQEAIDQADIVILAVDVKISGRERFEGKKIIQVPTEIAVKSPNKLIEKAMEVVSN, from the coding sequence ATGAAAATCGTTGGAGTAGCAGCATGTACAGTGGGAATCGCCCATACGTATATCGCACAAGAAAAATTAGAGAATGCAGCAAAAAAAGCGGGTCATGAGATCCATGTCGAAACCCAAGGAACGATCGGGACTGAAAATGAATTGCCACAAGAAGCCATCGACCAAGCGGATATCGTGATCCTAGCAGTGGATGTCAAGATCAGTGGACGGGAACGTTTCGAAGGAAAGAAAATCATCCAAGTACCAACAGAAATCGCGGTAAAATCACCAAACAAATTAATCGAAAAAGCAATGGAAGTTGTCAGTAACTAA
- a CDS encoding PTS sugar transporter subunit IIA — protein MIDNFVELFDQMSLASKVATYEWISQQVFPTSKEKAQAIQQALFEREEAGDIQIEEGVILPHLEHPALAKTQVWVIRPQQPITEWSERISKVELLIVVLLAENETLAVKRQLADFMRQLADPDYLDELKAGNFTER, from the coding sequence ATGATAGATAATTTCGTGGAACTATTCGATCAGATGTCACTGGCTTCCAAAGTAGCGACTTATGAATGGATCAGTCAACAAGTCTTTCCTACCTCAAAAGAAAAGGCACAAGCGATCCAACAGGCATTGTTTGAGCGAGAAGAGGCAGGAGATATCCAAATTGAGGAAGGCGTAATTTTGCCTCATCTTGAACATCCAGCACTAGCCAAAACACAGGTCTGGGTGATTCGTCCCCAACAGCCAATTACTGAATGGTCGGAACGAATCTCAAAAGTGGAATTGCTCATCGTTGTCTTACTAGCAGAAAATGAAACACTAGCAGTCAAACGACAGCTTGCTGATTTTATGCGACAACTGGCTGATCCTGACTATCTAGATGAATTGAAAGCTGGTAATTTTACAGAACGATAA